In Bacillota bacterium, a single window of DNA contains:
- the der gene encoding ribosome biogenesis GTPase Der produces MSYVAIVGRPNVGKSTLFNYLVGQRISIVEDSPGVTRDRIYADVEWTGKRFTLIDTGGITFGGDDTLLMQMRYQAEVAVESADLIIFMVDGRTGVTTADREVAQLLRNTKKPVLLVVNKLDVPNLFPHATDFFTLGLGDPLPISAANGLNLGDFLDAIITSLPQEEETTYGADVVKIAVMGRPNVGKSSLVNSILGENRVIVSDIPGTTRDAIDTYFERDNHKYVLIDTAGLRRKAKIREDIERYSVVRSLRAVDKANICLMVIDATEGVLEQDKKIIGYAHERGKGLIYVVNKWDLIEKDDKTADRFAKNLKAELLFADYAPVIFVSAKTGQRVQKILELVNSVREQQRKRISTSALMELILEATLVTPPPSEKGKRLKIGFVTQVSVEPPTFLLFVNDPELLHFSYKRFLENRLRAVYAFVGTPIVLAARKKE; encoded by the coding sequence ATGTCTTATGTAGCTATTGTTGGTAGGCCAAATGTGGGTAAGTCAACGCTGTTTAACTACCTTGTGGGGCAGCGAATTTCGATCGTCGAAGACTCACCGGGTGTGACGCGTGATCGCATCTATGCCGATGTCGAATGGACTGGTAAGCGCTTTACACTAATTGATACGGGCGGGATAACTTTCGGCGGTGATGACACCTTGCTTATGCAAATGCGCTACCAAGCTGAGGTGGCCGTCGAGTCGGCTGATCTTATCATCTTTATGGTTGATGGTCGAACAGGTGTTACAACAGCTGATAGAGAAGTGGCCCAGCTACTGCGTAACACTAAGAAACCTGTGCTGCTCGTAGTCAACAAACTAGACGTCCCGAACCTCTTTCCGCACGCGACTGACTTTTTCACTTTAGGCCTAGGTGACCCACTCCCTATATCCGCGGCTAATGGGTTGAATTTGGGTGACTTTCTTGACGCTATTATTACTTCTTTACCGCAAGAAGAAGAAACAACCTACGGCGCTGATGTCGTAAAAATTGCTGTCATGGGAAGACCAAATGTAGGTAAATCCTCGCTGGTGAACAGTATTTTAGGCGAAAACAGGGTTATCGTCAGCGACATACCTGGCACGACACGTGATGCAATCGACACCTACTTTGAGCGCGACAATCATAAGTATGTGCTCATTGACACGGCGGGGCTACGCCGGAAGGCGAAAATCAGAGAAGATATTGAACGCTACAGCGTGGTGCGCAGTCTTCGTGCGGTCGATAAGGCCAATATTTGTCTTATGGTTATTGACGCCACGGAGGGAGTTTTAGAGCAGGATAAGAAAATAATCGGCTATGCCCATGAACGGGGCAAAGGGCTGATTTATGTTGTTAATAAATGGGATTTAATCGAGAAAGATGACAAGACCGCTGATCGTTTTGCGAAGAACCTCAAGGCGGAACTATTGTTTGCTGACTACGCCCCAGTGATTTTCGTTTCTGCCAAGACGGGGCAGAGGGTGCAAAAGATCTTAGAGCTCGTCAACTCTGTACGTGAACAACAACGAAAACGGATTTCCACCAGTGCGCTCATGGAGTTGATACTCGAAGCCACCTTGGTGACACCCCCTCCCTCTGAAAAGGGAAAACGTCTGAAGATCGGCTTTGTGACCCAGGTTAGTGTAGAGCCGCCTACCTTCTTGCTCTTTGTCAATGACCCCGAACTTTTGCACTTTAGTTACAAGCGCTTTCTCGAAAATCGCTTGCGGGCAGTCTACGCCTTTGTTGGCACGCCCATAGTGCTGGCCGCGAGGAAGAAGGAGTAG
- a CDS encoding DUF512 domain-containing protein: MGEIVKITPGSEAAKAGLQPGMVVTHVNDGEIRDIIQWKQALAFPTMHVAVILAGEKKLFKIRHRSGEEIGIEFASPTLDKLCSCHNNCEFCFVRQMPKGMRSSLYIKDDDYRLSLVYGSFVTLTNVTNEEWQRILREGISPIYVSVHTTNPKLRVELMGNPAAAGIMEQLSQLVAGGITVHVQLVLVPGRNDGLELERSLDDLLLLSPGIESIAVVPVGLTGHRHGLPLLHGFAKDSARAVIEVLEKYRARCRRKFGRTTVYAADEFYILAETDFPQAHTYDDYPQLENGVGLARLFQEEFRQALSAARRKRGSATRVLWVTGMASSMALKRLQHELNARHPVWVDVLPVPNLLFGGGVTVTGLLGGQDIERAMREATIVPSTRVLVPDVTLRQGRFLDDLSVEDLQVAFPLVNISICPTTGGDLVRYTLGLEE, from the coding sequence GTGGGCGAAATTGTTAAGATAACCCCAGGTTCGGAAGCCGCTAAGGCGGGACTACAACCTGGCATGGTGGTTACCCATGTCAATGACGGTGAAATTAGGGACATCATTCAGTGGAAGCAAGCTCTCGCCTTCCCCACCATGCATGTGGCTGTCATTCTGGCAGGTGAAAAAAAACTGTTTAAAATACGTCATCGGTCGGGGGAAGAAATTGGGATTGAGTTCGCCTCACCCACCCTTGACAAACTCTGTTCCTGCCACAACAATTGCGAATTTTGTTTTGTGCGACAGATGCCCAAGGGAATGCGCAGCTCGCTCTATATCAAGGACGATGATTATCGGCTGTCCCTTGTTTACGGTTCATTTGTCACTCTCACCAATGTCACTAATGAGGAATGGCAGCGCATACTGCGGGAGGGCATCTCTCCAATCTATGTTTCTGTGCATACGACTAATCCGAAGCTGCGCGTAGAGCTCATGGGCAACCCGGCAGCAGCCGGCATCATGGAGCAGCTATCTCAACTTGTGGCGGGGGGCATTACCGTGCATGTACAGCTCGTGCTCGTGCCCGGTAGAAACGATGGTTTAGAGTTAGAGCGTAGTCTAGATGATCTGCTGCTCCTTAGCCCTGGGATTGAATCTATTGCCGTGGTCCCGGTGGGTCTGACAGGGCATCGCCATGGCTTACCCCTGCTTCACGGCTTCGCCAAAGACAGCGCACGAGCAGTGATCGAAGTCCTGGAAAAGTACAGAGCACGCTGTCGCCGCAAGTTTGGGCGCACCACGGTCTATGCCGCGGACGAATTTTACATCTTAGCAGAAACCGATTTTCCGCAGGCCCACACTTATGATGACTACCCACAGCTAGAGAATGGAGTCGGTTTGGCGCGTCTCTTTCAGGAGGAGTTTCGTCAGGCACTTTCCGCTGCTCGACGAAAGCGGGGGTCCGCCACAAGAGTGTTGTGGGTTACTGGCATGGCTTCGTCTATGGCACTAAAGCGTCTGCAGCATGAACTCAATGCCCGCCACCCTGTATGGGTAGATGTGCTACCTGTGCCTAACCTCTTGTTTGGTGGAGGAGTCACCGTCACGGGGCTACTCGGTGGTCAAGACATAGAGAGGGCCATGCGTGAGGCGACAATTGTGCCGTCAACGCGGGTTCTCGTTCCAGATGTGACCCTGCGCCAAGGTAGATTCTTGGATGATCTATCTGTAGAAGACTTGCAGGTGGCTTTTCCTTTAGTAAATATATCTATATGTCCGACTACGGGGGGAGATCTAGTAAGATACACCCTGGGTCTAGAGGAGTGA